Proteins encoded within one genomic window of Methanomicrobia archaeon:
- a CDS encoding chemotaxis protein CheD — MVIERSQSESGDKGERYYAGIGEMKVAHNPSALIIMGLGSCIGLTFHDKYARVGGIAHIMLPDSKGSTVKSCKYADLAIPLLLNEMLKHDARKGRIVAKIAGGASMFAAMDTLQIGKKNTEIVKKALKDEGIRLVAEDTGGTCGRTITLDTHTGDLSVKTKDTIKKI; from the coding sequence ATGGTTATAGAACGCTCGCAGTCCGAATCAGGAGATAAGGGAGAGCGATATTACGCAGGTATAGGAGAAATGAAAGTAGCTCATAATCCCAGCGCACTAATAATAATGGGGCTCGGTTCGTGCATAGGGCTTACGTTTCACGATAAATATGCGAGAGTTGGAGGAATAGCACATATAATGCTTCCTGATAGTAAGGGCTCTACGGTAAAGAGCTGCAAGTATGCAGACCTGGCTATTCCGTTACTGCTGAATGAGATGTTAAAGCATGATGCGAGGAAAGGGAGGATAGTAGCGAAGATCGCCGGTGGTGCATCCATGTTTGCAGCAATGGATACGTTGCAAATAGGGAAAAAGAACACAGAAATAGTTAAAAAAGCGCTCAAAGACGAAGGGATACGGCTTGTTGCTGAAGATACTGGTGGGACCTGTGGGAGAACCATTACACTGGATACACATACGGGCGATTTGAGTGTGAAGACAAAGGATACAATAAAAAAAATCTGA
- a CDS encoding pyruvate synthase — translation MKKEMLTGNAAAAWGVRLAEVDYIPAFPVTPQTEIIETLARWIADGDMASRFVTMDSEHSMITAAGAASATGVRAFTATSSQGLLYGFEMLYAVAGWRVPLVMVNVSRGLSAPITLETDHNDVLAARDSGFLQIHCETCQEVLDSILMAYRLVEDERVLLPIIVNMDGFYLSFTREPVEVPNLERVRNFLPPYQPKHAFFKASQPMAQSVTALGGSLYSYFKYQMHLGSQKALEVYKEVCVEFEKEFGRHYDTIEGYMLDDADYVLVMTNSFSTLGKAAVKRARARGIKAGLLRLRLLRPFPAENIQRALTGKRAVAVIDQNISVGKGGILHSDVASCLCNEKQRPLLFSFIGGLGGKNISPGEFEFIFTELIKAVAGEAVEPSQLLYTEEEWQEMVRLKRIAGKE, via the coding sequence ATGAAGAAAGAGATGCTCACGGGGAATGCTGCGGCTGCATGGGGCGTGAGATTAGCCGAAGTGGATTACATTCCGGCCTTTCCGGTAACACCGCAGACAGAGATAATCGAGACACTGGCACGCTGGATAGCTGATGGGGATATGGCCAGCAGGTTCGTTACCATGGACTCAGAGCATTCCATGATTACAGCGGCGGGAGCTGCTTCTGCGACCGGGGTGAGGGCGTTTACCGCTACATCGAGTCAAGGGCTTCTGTACGGGTTTGAAATGCTCTATGCGGTGGCTGGTTGGCGCGTCCCTCTCGTGATGGTCAATGTATCGAGAGGATTGTCCGCGCCGATTACGCTTGAAACTGATCATAACGATGTACTCGCAGCGAGAGATTCAGGATTTTTGCAGATCCACTGTGAGACCTGCCAGGAGGTTCTCGATTCGATCCTGATGGCGTACCGATTGGTAGAGGACGAGCGGGTGCTTCTTCCGATTATTGTGAATATGGATGGGTTTTATCTTTCGTTTACCCGAGAACCCGTAGAGGTGCCGAACCTGGAGAGGGTCAGGAACTTTCTGCCGCCTTACCAGCCAAAACATGCGTTCTTCAAGGCAAGTCAACCAATGGCCCAAAGCGTGACAGCCCTCGGTGGATCACTGTATTCTTATTTCAAATACCAGATGCATCTGGGAAGTCAAAAGGCGCTGGAGGTCTACAAGGAGGTCTGTGTGGAATTTGAAAAGGAGTTCGGTCGGCACTATGACACCATCGAAGGCTATATGCTGGACGATGCCGACTATGTGCTCGTTATGACCAACTCATTTTCCACTCTCGGAAAGGCTGCGGTGAAGCGAGCCCGAGCAAGAGGGATAAAGGCCGGACTTTTGAGGTTGCGGCTCTTGCGGCCATTTCCGGCGGAGAATATACAAAGAGCACTTACAGGGAAGCGTGCTGTAGCGGTTATAGACCAGAATATCAGCGTAGGCAAGGGCGGCATTCTGCATTCGGATGTTGCCAGCTGCCTGTGTAATGAGAAGCAGCGACCTCTTTTGTTCTCGTTCATTGGCGGACTTGGCGGTAAGAACATAAGCCCAGGAGAGTTCGAGTTCATCTTTACTGAACTGATTAAGGCAGTCGCGGGAGAAGCGGTGGAACCATCACAACTGCTCTATACAGAGGAGGAATGGCAGGAAATGGTGAGATTGAAACGCATAGCCGGAAAGGAGTGA
- a CDS encoding 50S ribosomal protein P1 yields MEYIYAALLLHNSDKEITEDGITAILEAAGVKADKGRVKALISALSGVDIEEAMAQAQPAYAPVAVAAPAAAPAAQAAAPAPEAAEAGKEETTEEEKEEAEEKGMEGLSALFG; encoded by the coding sequence ATGGAATATATATACGCTGCATTGCTCTTGCATAACTCCGATAAGGAGATCACAGAGGACGGAATAACCGCGATACTGGAGGCTGCAGGTGTAAAGGCAGATAAGGGGAGAGTGAAAGCACTGATATCCGCGCTGAGTGGCGTGGACATAGAGGAAGCAATGGCGCAGGCACAGCCAGCTTATGCTCCTGTCGCAGTGGCGGCACCAGCAGCGGCTCCAGCGGCACAGGCAGCGGCTCCAGCTCCTGAAGCAGCAGAGGCGGGGAAGGAAGAGACGACCGAGGAAGAAAAAGAGGAAGCAGAAGAAAAGGGTATGGAAGGGCTATCAGCACTATTCGGCTAA
- a CDS encoding pyruvate synthase, giving the protein MGIERIKSIKDLPPEENVFSGTPACAGCGALLSLRLTLKALGRKIVIVNAAGCFTLLTIYPYTPFANSWLYTAMASAPAGAQGVRDALDILLEKGRLDPEEDLKVVVLTGDGAAYDIGLASTSGAIYRNLDFYYLCYDNEAYGNTGFQRSGATPFGSGTGTTPPGSVRPTGTELPKKDLFEIWRSHKPPYLATISPAYPVDLINKFKKAEQYKGPKLFIALSPCPPGWATDPSYTVKLAKLAVGTGVWALKEAVYGEVSHTIVPKKFKPVEEYLKEQGRFAHLFKPVRQEETLKKMQEMVDDYWKRHQLLL; this is encoded by the coding sequence ATGGGAATAGAGCGAATCAAATCCATCAAAGACCTTCCGCCGGAAGAGAACGTATTTTCGGGCACGCCAGCGTGTGCGGGTTGCGGGGCGCTTTTGAGCTTGAGACTGACTCTGAAGGCGCTCGGTAGGAAAATCGTTATCGTCAATGCCGCAGGATGCTTTACCCTCCTTACCATCTACCCCTATACCCCGTTCGCGAATTCCTGGCTTTATACCGCTATGGCCTCTGCTCCTGCGGGTGCGCAAGGGGTACGGGATGCTTTGGACATCTTGCTAGAAAAAGGACGGCTCGACCCAGAAGAGGATTTGAAGGTGGTTGTGCTGACGGGCGATGGGGCTGCGTACGATATCGGTCTCGCATCCACATCCGGTGCTATCTACCGCAACCTCGACTTCTATTATCTCTGTTACGATAACGAGGCCTACGGCAATACCGGCTTCCAGCGGTCTGGTGCAACACCCTTCGGATCAGGGACGGGAACAACCCCGCCAGGAAGTGTAAGGCCAACAGGGACGGAGCTGCCAAAGAAAGATCTCTTTGAGATCTGGCGGAGCCACAAGCCACCCTATCTCGCCACCATCTCGCCAGCCTACCCTGTTGATTTGATCAACAAATTTAAGAAGGCAGAGCAGTACAAAGGACCAAAACTCTTTATAGCCCTTTCCCCCTGTCCTCCTGGCTGGGCAACCGACCCCTCGTACACGGTAAAACTGGCGAAATTGGCGGTTGGTACGGGAGTATGGGCATTGAAAGAGGCGGTTTATGGCGAGGTGAGCCATACAATCGTTCCAAAAAAATTCAAGCCGGTGGAGGAGTACCTGAAAGAACAGGGACGTTTCGCGCATCTCTTCAAGCCGGTAAGACAGGAAGAGACGCTGAAGAAGATGCAGGAGATGGTAGATGACTACTGGAAGAGACATCAGCTTCTTCTTTAG
- a CDS encoding acetate--CoA ligase family protein: MKKEEAQKLVRNALAQGRHVLLEPEAKALVSAWGIQVPTSVRIKGVDDVAEALKAVTPPLVLKVVSQDIIHKRDVGGVITGIDDREELSKALREMKGTLAEKAPAARLEGFLLEEMIPAGIELIIGGVRDPQFGPAVMFGTGGFAVELVKDVSFRLAPLSRAEVFAMMKEVKSYPLLTGFRGSKPVDLEKLASTVLKLSEVLLELEAIKELEINPLLVCDVGAVAVDARVVLQ; the protein is encoded by the coding sequence ATGAAGAAAGAAGAAGCGCAAAAGCTCGTACGTAATGCGTTGGCCCAGGGAAGGCACGTGCTCCTTGAGCCGGAGGCGAAGGCGCTCGTATCGGCATGGGGCATTCAGGTGCCCACATCTGTCCGTATCAAAGGAGTAGATGATGTCGCAGAAGCGTTAAAGGCAGTTACTCCCCCGCTTGTGCTCAAAGTGGTCTCGCAAGACATCATTCATAAAAGAGACGTCGGTGGCGTGATAACAGGTATAGATGATCGTGAAGAATTGAGCAAAGCTTTACGGGAGATGAAGGGGACGCTTGCGGAAAAAGCCCCCGCGGCACGGCTAGAGGGATTCCTCTTAGAGGAGATGATCCCGGCGGGGATCGAGCTGATAATCGGCGGTGTGCGGGACCCGCAATTTGGTCCTGCGGTTATGTTCGGCACCGGCGGCTTTGCCGTGGAACTCGTGAAGGATGTGAGCTTTCGGCTTGCACCGCTGAGCAGAGCGGAGGTTTTTGCTATGATGAAGGAGGTAAAGAGCTACCCGCTCCTGACCGGATTCCGGGGTTCGAAGCCGGTCGACCTGGAGAAACTGGCTTCCACCGTACTGAAGCTGTCTGAGGTCTTACTGGAACTCGAAGCGATAAAAGAGCTAGAAATAAACCCACTTTTGGTCTGTGACGTGGGTGCGGTGGCGGTAGATGCGAGAGTGGTGCTGCAATGA
- a CDS encoding Glu/Leu/Phe/Val dehydrogenase — protein sequence MEVFRFTDDLGPAKIIHVYEPSVGLKGILVVDNVARGPAIGGLRMGLEVCTEECFRLARAMTLKNAVADLPHGGGKSVIYADPKMPKKDKERLIRAFASSLREIQEYIFGPDMGTDEVCMAWIKDEIGRSVGLPKDFGGIPLDEVGATAWGLAHATEVALDYCDFDMESARVVVQGFGAVGKHAARFLTEKGAVLVGAADSQGTIYNSQGLDVNALIELKQAGKSVADYTAGTKLDRDAVVDLECDIWIPAAQPDVIDERNVTRLKTKLVVEGANIPITCGAEQYLHENGVLVLPDFIANAGGVICAAMEYQGASQTAAFHAIEEKLRRNTKQMLEDAVRKGIQPREAARGIVVQRLKKCMGYRRWSLFSSAPGFM from the coding sequence ATGGAAGTTTTTAGATTTACGGATGATTTAGGGCCGGCCAAGATCATACATGTTTATGAGCCTTCGGTGGGACTCAAGGGAATCCTGGTGGTGGACAACGTCGCGAGAGGCCCGGCAATCGGTGGATTGCGGATGGGCCTTGAGGTGTGTACCGAAGAGTGCTTCCGGCTGGCGCGTGCGATGACGTTGAAGAACGCGGTTGCTGATTTGCCTCATGGCGGCGGCAAGTCGGTGATTTACGCTGATCCGAAGATGCCGAAAAAAGATAAGGAGCGGCTGATTCGTGCATTCGCCAGCTCGTTGCGAGAGATTCAGGAGTACATTTTCGGCCCAGACATGGGCACTGATGAGGTGTGTATGGCCTGGATAAAGGACGAGATCGGCCGTTCGGTAGGATTGCCCAAGGACTTCGGTGGGATCCCCCTCGACGAGGTTGGAGCGACGGCATGGGGCCTCGCGCATGCCACGGAAGTCGCCCTCGATTATTGCGATTTTGATATGGAAAGCGCGCGCGTCGTCGTCCAGGGCTTCGGTGCCGTGGGCAAACACGCTGCACGATTTCTCACGGAAAAGGGTGCCGTGCTGGTGGGTGCCGCGGATTCCCAGGGGACGATCTACAATTCTCAGGGGCTTGATGTTAACGCCTTGATCGAGCTGAAACAGGCGGGCAAGAGCGTGGCCGATTATACTGCTGGCACGAAGCTCGATCGGGACGCAGTGGTCGACCTCGAATGCGATATCTGGATCCCGGCAGCGCAACCTGACGTGATTGACGAGCGCAACGTAACCCGATTGAAGACCAAGCTGGTGGTTGAGGGTGCGAACATTCCTATCACCTGCGGTGCGGAACAATACCTGCACGAGAACGGTGTGCTAGTTCTCCCGGATTTCATCGCCAACGCGGGCGGCGTGATCTGCGCGGCCATGGAGTACCAGGGTGCGTCGCAGACGGCGGCATTCCATGCTATCGAGGAGAAGCTGCGTCGGAATACAAAGCAGATGCTGGAGGATGCTGTGAGAAAGGGGATACAGCCCCGGGAGGCAGCCAGGGGCATTGTCGTGCAGCGACTGAAGAAATGCATGGGCTATCGGCGTTGGTCGCTGTTCTCGTCTGCGCCCGGGTTCATGTAG
- a CDS encoding 2-oxoacid:acceptor oxidoreductase family protein gives MLMLRVRFHGRGGQGAKVASRVLGTAAFLEGYYAQDFPLYGAERRGAPIAAFTRIADEPIMERGVISEPDVVIVMDKTLLRDHQAKPLSGLKKGGVIFINTPQSPEEARAEYTIAGQIITLDLTKICLDILQRTVISSLAGAVAAKIVGLSEASLKAAVEKVISEIVTDSVILEKNIEAALYCFHAIPAVELKTTEAVQMESRVFTMPFEPAAISSPALNTTGTTVLRKTGNWRVFRPVWDYDACNKCQICVARCPEGCILVNEEGFPYVDYENCKGCLICVEECPAKTLGKEREVHAKADSEEVIG, from the coding sequence ATGCTCATGCTCAGGGTGCGATTCCACGGCAGGGGTGGTCAGGGTGCGAAAGTTGCCAGCAGGGTACTGGGGACTGCGGCATTTCTGGAAGGCTATTATGCCCAGGACTTTCCTTTGTATGGTGCCGAACGGAGAGGTGCGCCGATTGCCGCATTCACCCGCATAGCTGACGAGCCCATCATGGAGCGCGGTGTGATATCAGAGCCTGATGTCGTGATAGTGATGGACAAAACCCTCTTGCGCGATCATCAGGCAAAACCCCTATCGGGATTGAAAAAGGGCGGCGTCATTTTCATAAACACTCCGCAAAGTCCGGAGGAAGCGAGGGCTGAGTATACGATTGCCGGACAGATTATTACCCTGGATCTTACCAAAATTTGCCTCGATATACTACAAAGGACCGTCATAAGCTCGCTCGCAGGTGCTGTTGCCGCCAAGATCGTTGGTCTCAGTGAGGCTTCTTTGAAGGCCGCGGTGGAGAAGGTGATCTCGGAGATCGTGACAGACAGCGTTATTTTAGAGAAGAACATAGAAGCAGCTCTGTACTGCTTTCATGCGATCCCAGCAGTAGAGCTAAAAACTACGGAGGCCGTTCAAATGGAGAGCCGTGTTTTTACTATGCCGTTCGAACCTGCTGCGATCTCCAGTCCTGCCCTCAACACTACGGGCACGACTGTTTTGCGAAAGACTGGCAACTGGCGAGTATTTAGACCAGTCTGGGATTATGATGCCTGTAACAAGTGTCAGATCTGCGTCGCCCGTTGTCCGGAAGGGTGCATTTTGGTAAATGAAGAGGGCTTTCCCTATGTTGACTACGAGAACTGTAAGGGCTGTTTGATCTGTGTTGAGGAATGTCCCGCAAAGACCTTAGGGAAGGAACGGGAGGTTCACGCAAAGGCTGATTCCGAGGAGGTGATTGGATAA
- a CDS encoding CoA-binding protein, with product MTTGRDISFFFSPATIALVGASPTPGKPSHVILESLKRIGYPGALYPVNPKYSAIDGLKCYSSLTEINRDIDVAIFALPAPTVIVIMERTDNVKGAIIVSAGFKETGAAGTKLEAELKEIGERKGIRIIGPNCMGIYDTVSQVDTFFTPEGRVRRPKRGVLSILTQSGSFAELIMDEMASEGIGVARIVSYGNRVDVGETDCLNFLTDDAATKVVAIYMESVDDGRRFVEVASRCTKKKPVVAVKVGKREAGIHAARSHTGAISGRYEIYRAAFKKAGIVEVNGYEGLKDACKVLNTYDLVEGNRVLIVTDGGGVGVSMADACEDFGLTVSELSEETRKRLSAKLLGFSATGNPIDLTGSVTDEDYVTALKEGLQDDFDIVIITVLWGAPEITEELTDRLKEVRDSYNKPLLICTPNSEFTRRMAQRFEENGMPVFFTPESAARAAAVLASGPLAVSLARKNEERRSAKART from the coding sequence ATGACTACTGGAAGAGACATCAGCTTCTTCTTTAGCCCCGCAACCATCGCCTTGGTTGGGGCATCGCCGACACCCGGAAAACCGTCTCATGTAATACTGGAAAGCCTGAAGCGAATCGGCTACCCGGGCGCGCTCTATCCGGTGAATCCGAAATATTCAGCTATCGATGGTCTGAAGTGCTATAGCTCACTAACGGAGATAAACCGTGATATTGACGTGGCCATATTTGCACTTCCTGCTCCCACGGTCATAGTGATAATGGAGCGTACCGATAATGTCAAGGGTGCCATCATTGTCAGTGCGGGTTTCAAGGAGACGGGAGCTGCAGGGACGAAGCTGGAGGCGGAGCTGAAAGAGATCGGTGAGCGGAAAGGGATACGGATCATCGGTCCAAACTGTATGGGCATTTACGATACGGTGTCCCAGGTCGATACCTTCTTCACACCTGAGGGGCGGGTGAGGAGACCGAAGCGAGGTGTACTCTCCATACTCACGCAGAGCGGGTCGTTTGCCGAATTGATCATGGATGAGATGGCATCAGAAGGTATTGGCGTTGCGCGGATTGTGAGTTACGGGAACCGAGTGGATGTGGGGGAGACTGACTGTCTGAATTTCTTGACGGATGACGCGGCAACGAAGGTTGTGGCTATATACATGGAATCGGTAGACGATGGACGACGGTTCGTCGAGGTTGCGTCACGCTGTACCAAGAAAAAACCGGTTGTGGCCGTGAAGGTGGGGAAACGAGAGGCGGGAATCCATGCTGCACGATCCCATACGGGCGCGATATCCGGGAGGTATGAGATCTACCGGGCCGCATTTAAGAAGGCGGGGATCGTAGAGGTGAATGGCTATGAAGGGCTCAAGGATGCCTGTAAGGTTCTGAACACGTATGACCTGGTCGAGGGAAACAGAGTTTTGATTGTAACGGACGGCGGGGGGGTCGGCGTGAGTATGGCAGACGCCTGTGAAGATTTTGGACTCACGGTGAGCGAACTTAGCGAAGAGACGAGAAAACGCCTGAGTGCGAAACTTCTCGGGTTCTCCGCTACGGGTAACCCTATCGACCTGACGGGTAGTGTTACCGATGAGGATTACGTCACCGCCCTTAAGGAGGGTTTGCAGGATGATTTTGATATCGTTATTATTACAGTACTCTGGGGGGCGCCTGAAATCACGGAGGAGTTGACAGATAGGCTCAAGGAGGTCAGAGATAGCTATAATAAACCGCTCCTCATCTGTACCCCCAACAGCGAGTTTACGCGGAGAATGGCACAGCGCTTCGAGGAGAATGGTATGCCCGTATTCTTTACGCCCGAAAGCGCAGCGAGGGCGGCAGCGGTATTAGCTAGCGGGCCATTGGCGGTAAGCTTAGCGAGGAAGAATGAAGAAAGAAGAAGCGCAAAAGCTCGTACGTAA
- a CDS encoding protein-glutamate O-methyltransferase CheR, giving the protein MVIQSNKKLYYKFLSIVVKNIATFNRFLYQFQLLILYSRFCTLYRVETMVVNNELAFNTLKKKIWDRTGVDCSSYKDNYLKRRIDVRMKSKGFGTSYDDYTKFLEKNPDEYKALLNDITINVTEFFRDSETFNAFRNEVLPQVLSDKRNRKSKILRIWSAGCSIGEEPYTIGIILHEKLGLELNDYLVSIHATDIDENALKAARAGVYDAQALKNINKYQIPKYFDSDGNGKYHIKDKVKHLVRFNQHDLISGKKFSHFDIIFCRNVMIYFEKDFQSRLLLTFYNALNVGGYLILGRTETMPGAVRDQFLCVNTRERIYKKQMM; this is encoded by the coding sequence ATGGTTATTCAGAGTAATAAAAAACTATACTATAAATTTTTATCAATAGTCGTAAAAAATATTGCGACTTTCAATAGGTTTTTATACCAATTTCAACTTCTTATCCTCTATAGCAGGTTTTGTACTCTGTACAGGGTGGAGACTATGGTAGTGAACAACGAACTAGCTTTTAATACGCTAAAGAAGAAGATATGGGATAGAACGGGTGTGGATTGCAGTAGTTACAAGGATAACTACTTAAAAAGAAGAATAGATGTGAGGATGAAATCAAAAGGCTTTGGAACTTCTTATGATGACTACACCAAGTTTTTAGAAAAAAACCCTGATGAATACAAAGCCCTTCTTAATGACATAACCATAAACGTCACCGAATTTTTCAGGGATTCTGAGACCTTTAATGCCTTCAGGAACGAAGTTTTACCTCAAGTGCTCTCCGATAAGAGGAATCGTAAAAGTAAGATATTACGGATCTGGAGTGCCGGGTGTTCCATCGGTGAAGAACCGTATACGATAGGCATCATCTTACACGAAAAGCTCGGTTTAGAGCTGAATGACTATCTTGTTTCGATACATGCTACGGACATTGACGAGAACGCACTAAAAGCTGCCAGGGCCGGAGTTTACGATGCTCAGGCACTGAAGAATATAAATAAGTACCAGATACCAAAATACTTTGATTCTGACGGGAATGGCAAATATCACATAAAAGACAAAGTAAAGCATCTCGTGCGGTTCAATCAACATGACCTTATTTCAGGCAAGAAGTTCTCGCACTTCGATATTATCTTCTGCAGAAATGTCATGATCTACTTTGAGAAGGATTTCCAAAGCAGATTACTCCTCACCTTTTACAACGCTTTAAACGTGGGCGGTTACTTGATCCTGGGCAGAACCGAAACAATGCCCGGAGCTGTGAGAGATCAATTTCTGTGCGTAAATACACGAGAGCGGATCTATAAGAAACAGATGATGTGA